Proteins encoded by one window of Clostridium perfringens:
- a CDS encoding glutathione peroxidase — MEIYDISVKDINGENVSLERYRGKVLLIVNTASKCGFTKQFDGLEELYEKYKDEGFEVLGFPCNQFKEQDPGSNSEIMNFCKLNFGVTFPMFEKIDVNGENESLLYSYLKEQKSGMFGSKIKWNFTKFLVDREGNVIKRFSPQTTPKSIEKDIEELLA, encoded by the coding sequence ATGGAAATTTATGATATTAGCGTAAAAGATATTAATGGAGAAAATGTAAGTTTAGAAAGATATAGAGGAAAGGTTCTTTTAATAGTTAATACTGCTAGTAAATGTGGTTTTACAAAACAGTTTGATGGATTAGAGGAGTTATATGAAAAATATAAGGATGAAGGCTTCGAGGTTTTAGGATTCCCTTGTAATCAATTTAAGGAACAAGATCCAGGAAGCAATTCAGAAATAATGAACTTTTGTAAATTAAATTTTGGTGTAACATTCCCTATGTTTGAAAAAATTGATGTTAATGGAGAAAATGAATCTCTATTATATTCATACTTAAAAGAACAGAAAAGTGGAATGTTTGGAAGTAAAATTAAGTGGAATTTTACTAAGTTTTTAGTGGATAGAGAGGGAAATGTAATAAAGAGATTTTCGCCACAAACTACTCCAAAGTCAATAGAAAAAGATATTGAGGAACTTTTAGCTTAA